The Metabacillus sediminilitoris genome window below encodes:
- a CDS encoding zinc-dependent alcohol dehydrogenase family protein, whose product MKALVLTEFGKKMEVQEVSRPMLTDTGVVIRVEANGICRSDWHFMMGDWDWIGLQVRLPHVFGHEFSGVVEEVGSQVTKFKKGDRVVVPHAHGEGTCEYCLTGHSNICDHGSVAGTTYWGGYGRYVNVPDADRNAVHLPDSVSFEAGAALGCRFMTAFHGLVDQAKVKPGEWVAIHGSGGLGLSLAHIAKAIGAKVIAVDINDEALKLAKEFGADITINSKEKDAVQEIINITNGGAHVAVDALGIAITCQNAINSLRKRGRHLQLGLTSKDEKGKVELPIDLIVVKELEVIGSSNMPVSRFPDMMRMVESGMIQPDKMITKTVGLEEAADILYDMAEFKTPGITVLNRW is encoded by the coding sequence ATGAAAGCGCTTGTATTAACTGAATTTGGTAAAAAGATGGAAGTTCAAGAAGTTTCAAGACCAATGTTAACAGATACAGGAGTTGTGATTCGTGTTGAGGCAAATGGGATTTGTAGAAGTGACTGGCATTTTATGATGGGAGATTGGGACTGGATCGGTTTACAGGTACGATTGCCACACGTATTTGGTCATGAATTTTCCGGGGTAGTGGAGGAAGTAGGAAGTCAAGTAACAAAATTTAAAAAAGGAGACCGAGTTGTCGTTCCACATGCACATGGAGAAGGAACGTGTGAGTATTGTTTAACAGGACATTCAAATATTTGTGACCATGGGAGTGTAGCAGGTACGACGTATTGGGGTGGTTACGGAAGATATGTGAACGTTCCCGATGCTGATCGAAATGCCGTTCACTTACCGGATAGCGTAAGCTTTGAAGCAGGTGCAGCGCTTGGATGCAGATTTATGACGGCCTTTCATGGCTTAGTAGACCAGGCGAAAGTAAAACCAGGCGAGTGGGTTGCGATCCATGGAAGCGGCGGGCTGGGTCTTTCACTTGCTCATATAGCAAAAGCAATTGGTGCAAAAGTCATTGCTGTTGATATTAATGACGAAGCACTAAAACTAGCAAAAGAATTCGGGGCAGACATCACAATTAATAGTAAAGAAAAAGATGCTGTTCAAGAAATTATCAATATCACAAATGGCGGTGCTCATGTAGCGGTTGACGCGTTAGGAATCGCAATAACCTGCCAAAATGCCATTAACAGCCTAAGAAAAAGAGGCAGACATCTCCAATTAGGTCTTACCTCAAAGGATGAAAAAGGAAAGGTTGAATTGCCGATTGATCTCATTGTCGTAAAAGAACTAGAGGTAATCGGATCTTCAAATATGCCTGTTTCCCGCTTTCCAGATATGATGCGAATGGTAGAAAGCGGCATGATCCAGCCTGATAAAATGATTACAAAAACAGTCGGTTTAGAAGAAGCTGCTGACATCCTTTACGATATGGCCGAGTTTAAAACACCAGGTATTACGGTGTTGAATAGATGGTGA
- a CDS encoding DMT family transporter: MWIVAAVMTMFCFGINNMIFKVTAGKGLSKVHMQFFFYLIAFLLMCGYGIIAGFASFNGLTIVLGAIIGILNANGNIQMSKAFEKGPASLTSPLISTNTVIPILSAALIFHEHITLIQWIGIIVMLASAAVIQYVPGNGVKMNYKPWMYRVLLSVVSFGVLGVLMKTSSHLHIDSINTLVCMYGGGASYLIINSFIMKEKWQRTELKFGAIIGCFSVVGYSSYFFALNTGVASIVFPIVSLSCLVVVLSSCLLYKERLKLYQVVGVISALVGIVLTKI; this comes from the coding sequence GTGTGGATTGTAGCAGCAGTAATGACAATGTTTTGCTTTGGAATCAATAATATGATTTTTAAGGTCACTGCAGGAAAAGGACTATCAAAGGTGCATATGCAGTTTTTCTTTTACCTTATCGCGTTTTTATTAATGTGCGGCTATGGAATAATTGCAGGGTTTGCATCATTTAATGGATTAACGATTGTACTAGGTGCAATCATCGGAATATTGAATGCAAACGGTAATATTCAAATGTCAAAGGCATTCGAAAAAGGACCTGCGAGTTTAACGTCGCCGCTTATTAGCACAAATACGGTTATTCCAATACTAAGTGCGGCACTTATATTCCACGAGCACATTACACTCATTCAATGGATTGGCATTATTGTTATGCTTGCTTCAGCAGCAGTCATCCAATATGTACCAGGTAATGGTGTTAAAATGAATTATAAGCCGTGGATGTACCGTGTTTTATTATCTGTTGTATCGTTTGGTGTACTCGGTGTGCTTATGAAGACGTCTTCTCATCTACATATTGATTCAATCAATACGCTTGTTTGTATGTATGGTGGCGGTGCTTCTTATTTAATCATTAATAGCTTTATTATGAAGGAGAAGTGGCAGCGTACAGAATTGAAATTTGGTGCAATTATTGGATGTTTTAGTGTTGTAGGTTATAGTAGCTACTTTTTTGCTCTTAATACAGGAGTCGCGAGTATTGTATTCCCAATCGTTAGCTTAAGTTGTTTAGTTGTCGTTCTCAGTAGCTGTTTACTATATAAAGAAAGGCTTAAATTGTATCAAGTCGTCGGGGTTATATCTGCACTAGTTGGTATTGTGCTAACGAAAATTTAA
- a CDS encoding MIR domain-containing protein, with protein sequence MANQLQPGQELLANQQITANNGRTFLIMQEDGNFVLYEVHKGRNIPVWASNTNGSGAVKAVMQGDGNLVVYKANGQAVWASGTDGNGGAYLTLQDDGNAVIYTNQGNALWDSGTWRHSRKLDFNPAVHGFLFRNNFVNNVANIPGYGQVQTQGRCGGMAFAALDYFLKGIPVPKYTGNLFNQEVPPDGHWLADYLYSRLMDSFLVPSSIKYIKWTVASDHSTVFGGKGVSRWTKEEEFPKLRSRIDSGKPVVLGMIDATNLGQIGSENHQVLAYGYEWHSKANIMKVFVYDNNTVGREVVLSSEPGNQHFDATNTDPWRGFFVVDYSQKNPPVFTTNPPAANAAVRYGQTIKVSHLMTGLTLHSHALNYGHEGSSGQQQVTCFRGADDNDLWRIKGPDGTDANYRINEVVQHGDVIRLEHVLTKRNLHSHSGHPSPVTGQQEVTCFGSEGQGDNNDNWRVEFEGGGQWTAQRRVRLVHQNTNHSLHSHLEHSHSDWTAGQQEVTGFGGRDDNDWWWLLEIR encoded by the coding sequence ATGGCCAACCAACTTCAGCCAGGGCAGGAACTCCTGGCAAACCAACAGATCACCGCAAACAATGGGCGAACATTCCTAATCATGCAGGAAGATGGAAATTTCGTACTCTATGAAGTACATAAGGGCAGAAACATCCCCGTTTGGGCGTCTAACACCAATGGTAGCGGCGCCGTGAAAGCAGTCATGCAGGGTGATGGCAACCTTGTCGTCTACAAGGCTAATGGCCAAGCGGTCTGGGCCTCTGGCACCGATGGGAACGGCGGAGCATACCTCACGCTTCAGGATGATGGGAATGCCGTAATCTATACCAACCAAGGAAACGCTCTCTGGGATTCGGGAACATGGCGCCATAGTCGAAAGCTTGATTTCAACCCAGCAGTTCACGGATTTTTGTTTAGAAACAATTTCGTCAACAATGTAGCTAACATCCCAGGATATGGACAAGTGCAAACACAGGGAAGGTGCGGAGGAATGGCTTTTGCCGCTCTCGATTACTTCCTCAAAGGCATTCCGGTTCCAAAATACACAGGGAACCTGTTTAACCAAGAAGTTCCCCCTGATGGACACTGGCTTGCGGATTACCTATACAGTCGACTGATGGACAGCTTCCTTGTCCCTTCCTCCATCAAGTATATTAAATGGACGGTCGCATCAGATCATTCTACCGTTTTTGGAGGAAAGGGAGTCAGCCGCTGGACAAAGGAGGAGGAATTTCCAAAGCTTCGGTCGCGCATCGACTCTGGTAAGCCTGTTGTCCTCGGTATGATAGATGCAACCAACCTTGGGCAGATCGGATCAGAGAATCACCAGGTTCTAGCCTATGGGTATGAGTGGCATTCGAAGGCTAACATTATGAAAGTATTCGTGTACGATAACAACACGGTAGGAAGAGAAGTCGTTTTGTCCTCTGAACCAGGCAACCAACACTTTGACGCAACAAATACCGACCCATGGAGAGGCTTTTTCGTTGTCGACTACTCGCAGAAGAATCCGCCTGTGTTCACGACCAATCCACCAGCGGCCAATGCTGCGGTTCGATACGGTCAAACCATTAAGGTAAGTCATCTCATGACAGGGCTGACTCTACATTCGCATGCACTTAACTATGGCCATGAAGGCAGCTCTGGTCAACAGCAGGTTACCTGCTTCAGAGGGGCCGATGACAATGACCTTTGGAGAATCAAGGGGCCAGATGGTACGGATGCAAACTATAGGATCAATGAAGTAGTCCAGCATGGCGATGTGATCCGACTCGAGCACGTGCTCACAAAACGTAACCTGCACAGCCACTCGGGACACCCTTCTCCTGTCACTGGTCAGCAAGAGGTTACCTGCTTTGGCTCTGAAGGCCAGGGAGACAACAACGATAACTGGCGGGTCGAGTTTGAAGGTGGCGGTCAGTGGACAGCGCAGCGACGAGTCCGACTTGTCCACCAGAACACGAACCATTCGCTCCACTCCCACCTCGAGCACAGCCATTCCGATTGGACTGCAGGCCAGCAGGAGGTAACCGGCTTCGGCGGCCGTGACGATAATGACTGGTGGTGGCTCCTCGAAATCCGCTGA
- a CDS encoding BH0509 family protein: MSQLARDSKVKNLLGKQKFTEKEIAKMTDPQIEYYHWLYFEDSVYDYM; this comes from the coding sequence ATGAGCCAATTAGCAAGAGATTCTAAAGTGAAAAATTTATTAGGCAAACAAAAATTCACTGAGAAAGAAATTGCAAAGATGACAGATCCACAGATTGAATATTATCACTGGCTCTATTTTGAAGATTCTGTTTACGATTATATGTAA
- a CDS encoding alpha/beta hydrolase → MPKLVPEAKAYLEIFNQMPAIQSMDPKTVREMFAQAPPVEVELAPLAKIENRLIPVSKDEEINIRIYTPEGEGPFPLFVYYHGGGWVLGDIETSDASCRMIANRTGHIVVSVDYRLSPEYKFPIPVQDSYAALEWVYENAASLNGSASKIVVGGDSAGGNLATVVSMIALDQNGPQISAQVLIYPVTDLSFNTASYEEFQQGFGLDKDLMIWFGSHYIRDESDQKNKYAAPLLAEDVSNLPQALVITAECDVLRDEGLAYAKRLKDAGVIVDAICETGLVHGYFTNMAVFPDRIKGTISKIAQFLTETNQKVKNA, encoded by the coding sequence TTGCCTAAGTTAGTACCAGAAGCAAAAGCATATTTAGAGATTTTTAATCAGATGCCTGCCATTCAATCGATGGATCCGAAAACAGTAAGAGAAATGTTTGCCCAAGCTCCTCCAGTTGAGGTGGAGTTGGCACCACTCGCAAAGATTGAGAACCGCCTCATTCCTGTTAGTAAGGATGAGGAAATTAACATTAGAATTTATACGCCAGAAGGTGAAGGTCCTTTTCCGCTTTTTGTTTACTATCATGGCGGTGGATGGGTTTTAGGAGATATTGAGACTTCTGATGCAAGCTGTAGAATGATCGCAAATCGAACAGGTCATATCGTCGTTTCGGTTGATTATCGACTTTCTCCGGAATATAAGTTTCCAATTCCAGTGCAAGATTCCTATGCGGCTTTAGAGTGGGTATATGAAAATGCTGCGTCGTTAAATGGTAGCGCTTCCAAAATTGTGGTAGGAGGAGATAGCGCTGGAGGAAATCTTGCAACAGTTGTCTCGATGATAGCTTTGGATCAAAATGGACCGCAAATTTCAGCACAGGTACTCATCTATCCAGTGACAGACTTGAGCTTTAATACAGCTTCTTATGAAGAATTTCAACAAGGTTTTGGATTAGATAAAGATCTCATGATATGGTTTGGCAGCCATTATATCAGAGACGAATCAGATCAAAAAAACAAATATGCAGCACCTTTATTAGCAGAAGACGTAAGCAATCTCCCACAAGCATTAGTCATCACAGCGGAATGTGATGTCTTAAGGGATGAAGGGTTAGCTTATGCAAAACGTTTAAAGGATGCGGGTGTCATCGTCGACGCGATTTGTGAAACGGGATTAGTTCATGGCTATTTTACAAACATGGCTGTCTTTCCAGATCGGATTAAAGGTACGATTTCTAAAATAGCTCAGTTTTTGACTGAAACCAATCAAAAGGTTAAGAATGCTTAA